In the Micromonospora narathiwatensis genome, one interval contains:
- a CDS encoding SIS domain-containing protein, protein MISAQRYADAVRPVLDRLVDTQADGVDRAADLIAAGLRAGGVLQAFGAGHSEAFAAELVARAGGLVPTNRLSLHDLVLHGDAPRDVLADPKLERDPAVAHQLYALAAPQREDVFVVASQSGINGSVVELATLVREHGHPLIAVTSVEHSARVAPRHPSGHRLADLADVVLDNGAPYGDALLPLEGGGAVCAVSSVTAALLAQLLTAEVVRRFHQAGEVPPIYLSANVPGGDEHNLALESRYAGRLRRTA, encoded by the coding sequence ATGATCAGTGCCCAGCGGTACGCGGACGCCGTCCGCCCGGTGCTCGACCGGCTGGTCGACACGCAGGCGGACGGGGTGGACCGGGCGGCCGACCTGATCGCCGCCGGGCTGCGCGCTGGCGGGGTGCTCCAGGCCTTCGGCGCCGGCCACTCCGAGGCCTTCGCCGCCGAGCTGGTGGCCCGCGCCGGTGGCCTGGTCCCCACCAACCGACTCTCCCTGCACGATCTCGTGCTGCACGGCGACGCGCCCCGCGACGTGCTCGCCGACCCCAAGCTGGAGCGCGACCCGGCGGTGGCGCACCAGCTCTACGCCCTCGCGGCGCCGCAGCGCGAGGACGTGTTCGTGGTCGCCTCCCAGTCCGGCATCAACGGCTCGGTGGTCGAGCTGGCGACGCTGGTCCGGGAGCACGGCCACCCGCTGATCGCGGTCACCTCGGTCGAGCACAGCGCCCGGGTCGCTCCTCGGCACCCGTCCGGGCACCGGCTCGCCGACCTCGCCGACGTCGTGCTGGACAACGGCGCGCCGTACGGCGACGCACTGCTGCCGCTCGAGGGCGGCGGCGCGGTCTGTGCGGTCTCGTCGGTCACCGCGGCGCTGCTGGCGCAGCTGCTGACCGCCGAGGTCGTACGACGGTTCCACCAGGCCGGGGAGGTACCCCCTATCTACCTCTCCGCCAACGTCCCCGGTGGGGACGAGCACAACCTCGCCCTCGAGTCGCGGTACGCCGGACGCCTCCGGCGGACCGCCTGA
- a CDS encoding MurR/RpiR family transcriptional regulator, translated as MVDHEVDTSAGTAVVDAEAVDRRGAVAVSSDGVLARVRAGAGELTGALRRVAEHVLSDPEAAARATIVELAERSGTSPATITRFCRAMGFEGYADLRLGIAAETGRARSAGWTVDIGREIQPGDPLSRVLDQIIAADTRAMHDTAALLDLAEVEKAAVAIAGASRVNIFGASGSALVGEEMQFSLHRIGVAAWAWSDVHEGLASAALLGVGDVALGISHTGQTRETIEMLAEADSRGATTVALTGFPRSPLAELADIVLVTASQATTFRPDALSARHPQLVVLDLLYIAVAQRTHDRAHAAFRRTAQAVDGHKAAKGTPS; from the coding sequence ATGGTTGATCATGAGGTGGACACCTCCGCGGGGACCGCGGTGGTCGACGCCGAAGCGGTCGACCGGCGGGGTGCGGTGGCGGTCTCCTCCGACGGTGTGCTGGCCAGGGTCCGGGCCGGGGCGGGGGAGCTGACGGGCGCCCTGCGCCGAGTCGCCGAGCACGTGCTCAGCGACCCGGAGGCGGCGGCCCGGGCCACCATCGTGGAGCTGGCCGAGCGCAGCGGCACCTCACCGGCGACCATCACCCGCTTCTGCCGGGCGATGGGCTTCGAGGGCTACGCCGACCTGCGGCTCGGCATCGCGGCGGAGACCGGCCGGGCGCGCTCCGCCGGCTGGACCGTCGACATCGGTCGGGAGATCCAGCCCGGCGATCCACTGTCCCGGGTCCTCGACCAGATCATCGCCGCCGACACCCGGGCCATGCACGACACCGCCGCGCTGCTCGACCTCGCCGAGGTGGAGAAGGCCGCCGTCGCCATCGCCGGTGCCAGCCGGGTGAACATCTTCGGCGCCAGCGGCAGCGCCCTGGTCGGCGAGGAGATGCAGTTCAGCCTGCACCGCATCGGGGTGGCCGCCTGGGCCTGGAGCGACGTGCACGAGGGGCTGGCCAGCGCCGCGCTGCTCGGCGTCGGCGACGTCGCGCTCGGCATCTCACACACCGGGCAGACCCGGGAGACCATCGAGATGCTCGCCGAGGCGGACAGCCGGGGCGCCACCACCGTGGCGCTGACCGGCTTCCCCCGCTCGCCGCTGGCCGAGCTGGCCGACATCGTGCTGGTCACCGCCAGCCAGGCCACCACCTTCCGGCCCGACGCGCTCTCCGCCCGGCACCCGCAGCTCGTCGTGCTCGACCTGCTCTACATCGCGGTGGCGCAGCGCACCCACGACCGCGCCCACGCGGCCTTCCGGCGTACCGCCCAGGCCGTCGACGGGCACAAGGCCGCGAAGGGGACCCCCTCATGA
- a CDS encoding N-acetylglucosamine kinase, with protein MSDSVVVGLDVGGTSTRAAALSLDGVRLGTGRAGGGNPTSHGADRAAAELLAALRAALADIDPTRVRAGTIGLAGAGRLLADPQGRAAFDRAWADAGLRCPYAVHGDALVAYASGTAAPDGTVLIAGTGAIAAQVHDLRLERTADGHGWLLGDAGSGFWLGREAVRRLLSDLDRADPPGTLAHRVLAELTGSADVADRPRTTAEAVVQAVTRRPPVELARLAPLVVAAAREGEPTARTLIREAAALLAESVTRIRPAGAADPVVLGGGLLTGDTPLADAVRAELAHRWPDAPLRTAGDGAAAAAWLAARELPEVTDPTALHALLVPPTA; from the coding sequence ATGTCCGACAGCGTCGTGGTCGGCCTCGACGTCGGAGGTACGTCCACCCGCGCCGCCGCCCTCAGCCTCGACGGCGTACGACTCGGCACCGGCCGGGCCGGCGGCGGCAACCCGACCAGCCACGGCGCCGACCGGGCCGCCGCCGAACTGCTCGCCGCGCTGCGCGCCGCGCTCGCCGACATCGACCCGACCCGGGTACGCGCCGGCACCATCGGCCTCGCCGGGGCCGGCCGGCTCCTCGCCGACCCGCAGGGGCGGGCCGCCTTCGACCGCGCCTGGGCCGACGCCGGCCTACGCTGCCCGTACGCCGTGCACGGCGACGCCCTGGTCGCGTACGCCTCGGGCACCGCGGCCCCGGACGGCACCGTGCTCATCGCCGGCACCGGCGCGATCGCCGCCCAGGTTCACGACCTGCGCCTGGAGCGCACCGCCGACGGGCACGGCTGGCTGCTCGGCGATGCCGGCTCCGGATTCTGGCTGGGCCGCGAGGCGGTCCGCCGGCTGCTGTCCGACCTGGACCGCGCCGACCCGCCGGGCACGCTGGCCCACCGGGTGCTCGCCGAGCTGACCGGCTCAGCCGACGTGGCCGACCGGCCACGGACGACCGCCGAGGCCGTGGTGCAGGCGGTCACCCGACGTCCGCCGGTCGAGCTGGCCCGGCTCGCGCCGCTGGTGGTGGCCGCGGCCCGGGAGGGGGAACCGACCGCCCGGACGCTCATCCGGGAGGCCGCCGCGCTGCTCGCCGAGAGCGTCACCCGGATCCGGCCGGCCGGCGCGGCCGACCCGGTGGTGCTCGGCGGCGGGCTGCTCACCGGGGACACCCCGCTCGCCGACGCGGTCCGCGCCGAGCTGGCCCACCGCTGGCCGGACGCGCCACTGCGGACCGCCGGGGACGGCGCCGCGGCGGCAGCCTGGCTCGCCGCCCGCGAGCTGCCCGAGGTGACCGATCCGACGGCCCTGCACGCGCTCCTGGTCCCGCCGACCGCCTGA